The following proteins come from a genomic window of Ornithodoros turicata isolate Travis unplaced genomic scaffold, ASM3712646v1 ctg00001087.1, whole genome shotgun sequence:
- the LOC135376428 gene encoding uncharacterized protein LOC135376428 isoform X3, whose amino-acid sequence MRSGMAAYQLPTVKWPHYEIVSSMLGPLPLGSNITNASSLTVPQRTTAPTPPVAQSSVASTCLARLLTAESNSQELPSPSYPSSPCIAGDVSEQTLCRPNSNGGGEDELETRLSCNEHWTQERHGEAPVSAQDKGRTSSSSTQAEMRGRTAGDLSVDGTIQRTLEACVAELNGLHRETDDVCMNHGIAIGSRLKELPRRLRSRVLHKIDEAFYEVEQELYSKDLDQ is encoded by the exons ATGCGAAGTGGCATGGCGGCATACCAGTTGCCGACTGTGAAATGGCCGCATTATGAAATTGTATCAAGTATGCTGGGACCACTGCCGTTGGGGTC GAATATTACAAATGCGTCCTCCCTTACGGTACCACAGAG GACCACAGCTCCGACGCCACCTGTAGCGCAGAGCTCCGTGGCGAGCACTTGCTTGGCCAGGTTACT GACAGCGGAGTCCAATAGCCAGGAACTGCCGTCCCCTTCCTACCCCTCCTCACCCTGTATAGCTGGGGACGTGTCGGAGCAGAC ACTGTGCCGCCCAAATTCAAATGGAGGTGGAGAGGATGAACT TGAGACGCGGTTATCGTGCAACGAGCACTGGACCCAAGAGAGGCATGGCGAAGCCCCGGTGTCTGCCCAGGACAAAGGACGAACGAGCAGCAGTAGCACACAAGCAGAAAT GAGAGGAAGAACGGCTGGCGATCTTTCAGTGGACGGTACAATTCAAAGGACACTGGAGGCGTGCGTCGCCGAGCTGAACGGATTGCACAGGGAAACGGACGACGTCTGCATGAACCATGGGATAGCCATTGGTTCCAGGTTGAAAGAGCTGCCCAGGAGGCTGCGTTCTCGGGTGCTGCATAAAATAGACGAGGCGTTTTACGAAGTCGAACAAGAATTATATTCAAAAGACTTGGATCAGTAA
- the LOC135376428 gene encoding uncharacterized protein LOC135376428 isoform X1 translates to MAELQMEVFLQRVRDHRFLYDKSHPDYKDTQLKEARWALIAEEFGMKPDTCEKKWRNARDHCVKIRNKITSGMRSGMAAYQLPTVKWPHYEIVSSMLGPLPLGSNITNASSLTVPQRTTAPTPPVAQSSVASTCLARLLTAESNSQELPSPSYPSSPCIAGDVSEQTLCRPNSNGGGEDELETRLSCNEHWTQERHGEAPVSAQDKGRTSSSSTQAEMRGRTAGDLSVDGTIQRTLEACVAELNGLHRETDDVCMNHGIAIGSRLKELPRRLRSRVLHKIDEAFYEVEQELYSKDLDQ, encoded by the exons ATGGCCGAACTACAAATGGAAGTTTTTCTTCAAAGAGTCAGAGATCATAGATTTCTGTACGATAAAAGCCACCCAGACTACAAAGACACGCAGCTAAAGGAAGCCAGGTGGGCATTGATCGCCGAGGAATTTGGCATGAAGC CGGACACGTGCGAAAAAAAGTGGCGAAACGCCAGGGACCACTGTGTCAAGATTCGAAACAAAATCACCAGTGGGATGCGAAGTGGCATGGCGGCATACCAGTTGCCGACTGTGAAATGGCCGCATTATGAAATTGTATCAAGTATGCTGGGACCACTGCCGTTGGGGTC GAATATTACAAATGCGTCCTCCCTTACGGTACCACAGAG GACCACAGCTCCGACGCCACCTGTAGCGCAGAGCTCCGTGGCGAGCACTTGCTTGGCCAGGTTACT GACAGCGGAGTCCAATAGCCAGGAACTGCCGTCCCCTTCCTACCCCTCCTCACCCTGTATAGCTGGGGACGTGTCGGAGCAGAC ACTGTGCCGCCCAAATTCAAATGGAGGTGGAGAGGATGAACT TGAGACGCGGTTATCGTGCAACGAGCACTGGACCCAAGAGAGGCATGGCGAAGCCCCGGTGTCTGCCCAGGACAAAGGACGAACGAGCAGCAGTAGCACACAAGCAGAAAT GAGAGGAAGAACGGCTGGCGATCTTTCAGTGGACGGTACAATTCAAAGGACACTGGAGGCGTGCGTCGCCGAGCTGAACGGATTGCACAGGGAAACGGACGACGTCTGCATGAACCATGGGATAGCCATTGGTTCCAGGTTGAAAGAGCTGCCCAGGAGGCTGCGTTCTCGGGTGCTGCATAAAATAGACGAGGCGTTTTACGAAGTCGAACAAGAATTATATTCAAAAGACTTGGATCAGTAA
- the LOC135376428 gene encoding uncharacterized protein LOC135376428 isoform X2, producing MAELQMEVFLQRVRDHRFLYDKSHPDYKDTQLKEARWALIAEEFGMKPDTCEKKWRNARDHCVKIRNKITSGMRSGMAAYQLPTVKWPHYEIVSSMLGPLPLGSNITNASSLTVPQRTTAPTPPVAQSSVASTCLARLLTAESNSQELPSPSYPSSPCIAGDVSEQTLCRPNSNGGGEDELETRLSCNEHWTQERHGEAPVSAQDKGRTSSSSTQAEISGRTTTIADDSNSPYENV from the exons ATGGCCGAACTACAAATGGAAGTTTTTCTTCAAAGAGTCAGAGATCATAGATTTCTGTACGATAAAAGCCACCCAGACTACAAAGACACGCAGCTAAAGGAAGCCAGGTGGGCATTGATCGCCGAGGAATTTGGCATGAAGC CGGACACGTGCGAAAAAAAGTGGCGAAACGCCAGGGACCACTGTGTCAAGATTCGAAACAAAATCACCAGTGGGATGCGAAGTGGCATGGCGGCATACCAGTTGCCGACTGTGAAATGGCCGCATTATGAAATTGTATCAAGTATGCTGGGACCACTGCCGTTGGGGTC GAATATTACAAATGCGTCCTCCCTTACGGTACCACAGAG GACCACAGCTCCGACGCCACCTGTAGCGCAGAGCTCCGTGGCGAGCACTTGCTTGGCCAGGTTACT GACAGCGGAGTCCAATAGCCAGGAACTGCCGTCCCCTTCCTACCCCTCCTCACCCTGTATAGCTGGGGACGTGTCGGAGCAGAC ACTGTGCCGCCCAAATTCAAATGGAGGTGGAGAGGATGAACT TGAGACGCGGTTATCGTGCAACGAGCACTGGACCCAAGAGAGGCATGGCGAAGCCCCGGTGTCTGCCCAGGACAAAGGACGAACGAGCAGCAGTAGCACACAAGCAGAAAT aagcggacgcacaactaccatagcagacgacagcaacagcccttatgaaaacgtgtag